Proteins co-encoded in one Listeria ivanovii subsp. ivanovii genomic window:
- a CDS encoding putative quinol monooxygenase, whose protein sequence is MLHIEAKVQANPTLVEEFLAEVKLVIAGSLQEEGNYGYELVRSVDEINTFYILEKWADEPAIKFHNSTAHYKKFKQNVPAFLAAPIEVALLCPVEK, encoded by the coding sequence ATGCTACATATTGAAGCAAAAGTACAGGCTAACCCCACCTTGGTAGAAGAGTTTTTGGCAGAAGTAAAATTAGTCATTGCAGGTTCCTTACAAGAAGAAGGGAATTATGGCTATGAACTAGTTCGTTCAGTAGATGAGATAAACACCTTTTATATTTTAGAAAAATGGGCCGATGAACCAGCAATCAAATTTCACAATAGCACCGCGCATTATAAAAAATTTAAACAAAATGTCCCTGCATTTTTAGCAGCGCCGATTGAAGTTGCTTTACTTTGTCCGGTTGAAAAATAG
- a CDS encoding alpha/beta hydrolase, with the protein MKKYLVIILTLLFGGLVLSACQNNDEPLNTSPPEVDLKTEIPIILIHGSGGDTHSLDEIADHLTNDFASSKDELSMSISSNGKISYQGELTKDAHRPIIKLGFDKNQASPDKWAEWLQIAVTDLKSRYGFTQMDGVGHSNGGLALTYFAENYSDDKTVPTLRKLIAIGSPFNDLDADDNAGSLDFQKLPTYTKQMTYFMNNKTKLNPNLEVLSIAGKLSDEGEATDGIVPTNSSLASRLFVPKKAKVYMEDLQVGNSAVHQTLHETPESVEKVYWFLEKFHSDKSVTKLVSK; encoded by the coding sequence GTGAAAAAATATCTTGTTATTATCCTAACTTTGCTTTTTGGCGGGCTAGTTCTTAGCGCTTGCCAGAATAATGATGAACCCCTAAACACCTCGCCCCCTGAAGTGGATTTAAAAACGGAAATCCCGATTATTTTAATTCATGGAAGTGGTGGCGATACACATTCATTAGATGAAATTGCTGACCATTTAACGAATGATTTCGCTAGTTCCAAGGATGAACTCTCTATGTCCATCAGTAGTAACGGAAAAATTTCCTATCAAGGCGAACTAACAAAAGATGCTCACCGACCAATTATTAAGCTCGGATTTGATAAAAATCAAGCCTCTCCTGACAAGTGGGCAGAATGGTTACAGATTGCTGTTACAGATTTAAAATCACGTTATGGCTTCACTCAAATGGACGGGGTTGGTCATTCAAATGGCGGTCTAGCACTCACTTATTTTGCAGAGAATTATAGCGATGATAAGACTGTCCCTACTTTGAGGAAACTAATCGCAATCGGCTCGCCGTTCAATGACTTGGACGCCGATGATAATGCCGGTAGCCTTGATTTCCAAAAATTACCAACTTATACAAAACAAATGACTTATTTTATGAATAATAAAACAAAACTAAATCCAAATCTCGAAGTGCTTTCCATTGCCGGAAAACTTAGCGATGAAGGGGAAGCAACAGATGGTATCGTCCCAACAAACAGCTCTCTAGCTTCCAGACTGTTTGTTCCTAAAAAAGCAAAAGTCTATATGGAAGATTTGCAAGTTGGTAATAGCGCAGTTCACCAAACATTGCACGAAACACCAGAAAGCGTCGAAAAAGTCTATTGGTTTTTGGAAAAATTCCATTCTGACAAAAGCGTAACAAAATTAGTTTCTAAATAG
- a CDS encoding dipeptidyl aminopeptidase: MKRHFFKTFEFEFETTRLLWYTPSGGADYGEVATVTEKIKDGNYESWYVEWSKFAKTLEDRAIHFHSDESKGNALFRSSRYYQAAEFFLHPKDSRKIVVYNKSVELFYQALAIKKIAYTEHDITYARTKLRTLFFKTSQPSKGTFYICGGFDALLEELYFTNVKATLANGYDVVLYEGPGQSDLIRKAGLVFTAEWNNVVKEVINYYQDKIGLTGVKIGVGISLGGLLLSRAASLDDSLFDKIILYNYFPSMLDSLKKPLPFFLHSFLDKGFPPPLEKIASFYIEHSPFLNWQVEHAKWVFGANSLNNLLAICGEFDETVAYEKLHTDTLVFFAKNENYYNYQLGNQFFEQIPAKHKKQILFDKEHFSSDLHCQNGAGYDGNDQIFLWLNE, translated from the coding sequence ATGAAACGGCATTTTTTTAAAACGTTTGAGTTTGAATTTGAAACCACGCGATTACTTTGGTATACACCATCTGGTGGCGCGGATTATGGGGAAGTAGCAACAGTAACCGAGAAAATTAAAGATGGCAATTATGAGTCGTGGTACGTGGAATGGTCGAAATTCGCGAAAACATTGGAAGATCGAGCGATACATTTTCATTCGGATGAAAGTAAAGGGAATGCTTTATTTCGCTCAAGTAGATATTATCAAGCAGCAGAATTTTTTTTACATCCAAAAGATAGTCGGAAAATCGTGGTTTATAATAAATCGGTGGAATTATTTTATCAAGCTTTAGCCATTAAAAAGATTGCATATACGGAGCACGACATTACGTATGCGAGGACTAAATTAAGGACGCTCTTTTTTAAAACTTCGCAACCATCAAAAGGAACCTTCTATATTTGTGGTGGTTTCGATGCACTTCTTGAAGAACTCTATTTCACCAATGTGAAAGCTACCTTAGCCAATGGTTACGATGTGGTGCTATACGAAGGGCCAGGCCAATCTGATCTCATTCGTAAAGCAGGGCTAGTCTTTACAGCTGAATGGAATAATGTAGTAAAAGAAGTGATAAATTATTATCAAGATAAAATCGGACTAACTGGTGTGAAAATTGGTGTAGGCATTTCACTTGGAGGACTGCTGCTTTCAAGAGCAGCAAGCTTAGATGATAGTTTATTTGATAAAATTATTTTGTACAATTATTTCCCTTCGATGCTTGATTCATTGAAAAAACCATTGCCATTTTTCTTACATTCGTTCTTAGATAAAGGATTTCCGCCGCCTTTAGAAAAAATTGCTTCGTTTTATATCGAGCATAGTCCCTTTTTAAACTGGCAAGTAGAACATGCGAAATGGGTGTTTGGTGCGAATTCGCTAAATAACTTGCTAGCAATATGTGGTGAATTTGATGAGACAGTTGCTTACGAAAAGCTGCACACGGATACTTTAGTCTTTTTTGCTAAAAATGAAAATTATTATAACTATCAACTTGGAAATCAATTTTTCGAACAGATTCCCGCAAAACATAAAAAGCAGATTTTATTTGATAAAGAGCATTTTTCCTCTGATTTGCATTGTCAAAATGGCGCAGGTTACGATGGGAATGATCAAATATTTTTGTGGCTTAACGAATAA
- a CDS encoding winged helix-turn-helix transcriptional regulator, translating into MHPNENVSDDMRLRELALPLLGKWVPFILILLSKRPYHFAELERTMTGVSRKVLNENLVNLQASGIVHKSGESSTGFPVYYSLTELGKSSLFILENIKSWLRENEELIRSNRKNFFE; encoded by the coding sequence GTGCACCCTAATGAAAATGTTTCAGATGATATGCGGCTTAGAGAATTAGCATTACCACTCCTTGGAAAATGGGTACCTTTTATATTAATTCTATTATCCAAAAGACCTTATCATTTTGCAGAGTTAGAACGGACAATGACTGGTGTTTCAAGAAAAGTTTTGAATGAAAACCTGGTTAACTTACAAGCTTCTGGTATCGTTCACAAAAGCGGTGAGTCTTCTACTGGGTTTCCAGTGTATTATAGTTTAACCGAACTAGGAAAAAGCAGTTTATTTATTTTAGAAAATATCAAAAGTTGGCTACGAGAAAATGAAGAACTAATTCGTAGTAATCGAAAAAACTTTTTTGAATAA